From the genome of Nomia melanderi isolate GNS246 chromosome 14, iyNomMela1, whole genome shotgun sequence, one region includes:
- the LOC116425689 gene encoding uncharacterized protein LOC116425689: protein MVPTRRTRSRSRRSSILKPPKPRQPLQNLNFNSSSNESSPATTIKLKRRVSFAEKKHVKEFCNSLEQGTVWDSTYEEHDLSNIKVTFSSDKEPCNVESVHKEIEEADIINDFVNTHSEIVDNYIVKESSACLASNEVIQKDLTVADYEAPYESLVECTELACNPSTKKELLPNASSIIFHDEVEEANDSVLLTDVPLNSERCMSKSFTVYEDPNVNVFKKVVSCQESDANNLNCVKMNTTSILNTHMEFTEMISNKIYSNINCIERDKIEMSLQNTSLELTQVVPTSIRYLESVKPSQQDIVNLNLNTTQKYNDISMEMTTVVPTRPYNLQEDYYGIDKGIDVSQEVSMEMTEAIEMNTHTGLMQQDKVDDTLSLIKTIPQTKDDITRMDENSMEMTKAVNTYSVMGNNLENSKCINPYKKLLNFDKTVLHNDQEMEFTTAISTVIKMHSANLNLESDRTRIFHNNSMTITATISSANKMDTCKEEATITEPSIMELTEAVLPLQRILQKENSTVATSVIKQTISPKHVENRSFSTNSLNQTSVPDNVLRDITALVVPPSLNSSESPDKMDCTINNSEEDNHNEKLTKKTQDVVNITSALNENNAEAACAMLLCSESPDKMLYTLNNSEEDSLNKKLTKKTQDVVNITTNAALHVEQDTYASALNENNAEAACAMFNSVSNKSLHTVTSHTNENECLQHNDLKDIVSHPRRTYIIKPLSSDNSFINSLKECSKNPATNNDTEAKDNCSDQFLLENRGSFFNQSLEELESIKPPSFICLDDLSDEGVSANTNYNQEINTDKEDCSLLKSVETSRVTDCEETPKFSQEVVLEEGIDESRKCFNESPPLDDQSINSKSELNNQTRTCEVEQLQLSVVDDINMEIQDLNSSSSTIGDNERNSVYNIVSVPRYMNIQSNSNRENQSMEPVPLNRSDTCEEILEVHSQNDHLSDNKIKVPNDENVLNSMKEVVKESSEIQLSLVEKDITIELDPFSSLIKELRVCAQSDEIIWEVYHENIERKMFVIGFISSSLLAIIFLSDDCDIKDSQFIKDIKIISRLADDADDLISMVHRIILEKLDVNKVMSLYNTSETILSMLDYISKEVKLAMDFMFELKRLEDLSLMEITRDRISFDSYTKRMDIILRITMIIKPFEKIEPQDIFIHCLLGSVREEEIKKLIINIKRDHKFLRRYMSDVRDYVYLMEESASTTKLPF, encoded by the exons AT GGTTCCCACTAGAAGAACTAGAAGTAGGTCAAGGCGGTCTTCT ATACTTAAGCCTCCGAAACCACGACAACCACTacagaatttaaatttcaatagttCGTCTAATGAGAGTAGTCCAGCAACTACAATAAAACTTAAAAGACGTGTCAGCTTTGCAGAGAAAAAACATGTGAA AGAATTCTGTAATTCCTTGGAACAAGGGACTGTATGGGACAGTACGTACGAAGAACATGATTTAAGTAATATTAAAGTAACATTCTCTTCTGACAAAGAACCATGTAATGTTGAAAGTGTGCATAAAGAAATAGAAGAGGCAgacattattaacgattttGTGAATACTCATTCTGAAATTGTTGATAATTACATAGTCAAGGAAAGTAGTGCATGCTTAGCATCCAATGAAGTAATACAAAAAGATCTAACTGTAGCAGATTATGAAGCACCTTATGAAAGCTTAGTAGAATGTACAGAACTTGCATGTAATCCATCAACTAAGAAAGAACTATTACCAAACGCATCTTCTATTATATTTCATGATGAAGTGGAAGAAGCAAATGACTCTGTACTTTTAACTGATGTACCATTGAATAGTGAACGTTGTATGTCTAAGAGCTTCACTGTGTACGAGGATCcaaatgtaaatgtatttaaaaaggTTGTAAGTTGTCAAGAATCAGATGCAAATAATCTTAATTGTGTTAAAATGAATACTACTTCTATTTTAAATACACATATGGAGTTTACAGAAATGattagtaataaaatttattctaatataaattgtattgaaaGAGATAAAATAGAAATGTCACTTCAGAATACTTCGCTAGAATTAACTCAGGTAGTTCCAACTTCAATTCGGTATTTAGAGTCTGTTAAACCTTCTCAGCAAGATATTGTAAATCTCAACCTTAACACAACTcaaaaatataatgatatttcaatggaaatgacTACAGTAGTACCAACTAGACCATACAATTTGCAAGAAGACTATTATGGAATTGATAAAGGAATTGATGTTTCTCAGGAAGTATCAATGGAAATGACAGAAGCTATAGAAATGAACACTCACACAGGTCTTATGCAACAAGATAAAGTAGATGACACATTATCATTGATAAAAACAATTCCACAAACTAAAGATGATATTACACGCATGGATGAAAACAGTATGGAAATGACTAAAGCAGTTAATACCTATTCTGTAATgggaaataatttagaaaattcgaagtgtataaatccttataagaaattactaaattttgataaaactgtACTGCATAATGATCAAGAAATGGAATTTACTACAGCCATATCAACAGTAATTAAAATGCATTCAGCTAACTTGAATTTAGAATCAGACAGAACTAGGATATTTCACAATAATTCAATGACAATTACAGCTACTATATCATCTGCAAATAAGATGGATACTTGTAAAGAAGAAGCAACAATTACTGAACCATCCATTATGGAACTGACTGAAGCTGTACTACCATTACAAAGAATActtcaaaaagaaaattctactGTGGCTACTTCAGTAATCaaacaaacaatatcacctaaaCATGTTGAAAATAGGTCTTTTTCTACAAATTCTTTGAATCAAACTAGTGTACCTGATAATGTCTTAAGAGATATAACTGCTTTAGTAGTTCCTCCTTCCTTAAACTCAAGTGAATCTCCAGATAAAATGgattgtacaataaataattcggaGGAAGACAACCACAATGAAAAACTTACCAAGAAAACTCAGGATGTAGTAAATATTACTTCagctttaaatgaaaataatgcagAAGCAGCTTGTGCTATGTTGCTGTGCAGTGAATCTCCAGATAAAATGCTCTATACACTAAATAATTCGGAGGAAGACAGCCTTAATAAAAAACTTACCAAGAAAACTCAGGATGTAGTAAATATTACTACTAATGCAGCCTTGCATGTTGAACAAGATACTTATGCTTCagctttaaatgaaaataatgcagAAGCAGCTTGTGCTATGTTTAACTCAGTATCAAATAAGTCTTTGCACACTGTAACATCACATACAAACGAAAATGAATGCTTGCAGCACAATGACTTAAAAGATATTGTATCACATCCTAGAAGAACATACATCATAAAACCATTAAGTAGTGataattcttttataaacaGTCTTAAAGAATgtagtaaaaatccagcaaccAATAATGATACAGAAGCGAAAGATAATTGCTCTGaccaatttttattagaaaatagagGTTCATTCTTCAATCAATCTTTAGAGGAATTGGAGTCGATTAAACCACcatcatttatttgtttagatGATTTGTCAGATGAAGGTGTATCTGCAAATACTAATTACAATCAGGAAATTAATACAGACAAAGAAGACTGTTCACTTTTAAAAAGTGTTGAGACATCTAGAGTAACTGATTGTGAAGAAACTCCAAAATTTAGTCAAGAAGTAGTATTAGAAGAAGGCATAGATGAGTCTAGAAAATGCTTCAATGAATCTCCACCTTTAGATGATCAATCAATCAATTCAAAATccgaattaaataatcaaacacGGACTTGTGAAGTTGAACAATTGCAATTATCAGTGGTAGATGATATTAATATGGAAATTCAAGATTTAAATAGTTCTTCGTCAACAATAGGTGATAACGAAAGAAATTCTGTGTATAATATTGTGAGTGTTCCTCGATATATGAATATACAGAGTAATTCTAATAGAGAGAATCAATCCATGGAACCCGTCCCTTTGAATAGAAGTGATACCTGTGAAGAAATTCTTGAAGTTCATTCTCAAAATGATCATCTatctgataataaaataaaagtgcctaatgatgaaaatgtattaaattcaatgaaagaAGTAGTAAAGGAAAGTTCAGAAATACAGCTTTCTCTTGTAGAGAAGGATATTACAATTGAATTAGATCCGTTTTCTTCATTGATAAAAGAATTGCGGGTTTGTGCTCAAAG TGATGAAATTATTTGGGAAGTATACCATGAAAATATTGAGAGGAAAATGTTCGTAATAGGATTTATATCTTCCTCACTATTggcaataatatttttaagcgATGATTGCGATATCAAGGATAGTCAatttattaaagatattaagaTAATTTCTCGCCTTGCAG ATGATGCGGATGATTTAATAAGTATGGTTCatagaataattttagaaaagtTAGATGTTAACAAAGTAATGAGTCTTTATAACACTTCTGAAACCATCCTATCGATGCTGgattatatttcaaaagaagTTAAGCTAGCCATGGACTTCATGTTCGAGTTGAAACGTTTAGAAGATTTAAGTTTGATGGAAATCACTCGGGatag aatatctTTTGATTCCTATACCAAAAGGATGGACATTATATTGAGAATAACAATGATTATCAAACCATTTGAAAAGATTGAACCTCAAGACATTTTCATACATTGTTTATTAGGCTCTGTGAG agaggaagaaatcaagaaattaataataaacataaagagGGATCATAAGTTTCTAAGGAGGTACATGAGTGATGTAAGAGATTATGTATACTTGATGGAAGAATCTGCAAGTACGACTAAACTTCCATTTTAA
- the Herp gene encoding homocysteine-induced endoplasmic reticulum protein: MEGVAVKLIIKTPNQQIKDQVVKCDIGWTIGRLKEYLSEVYPSKPERASQKLIYSGQLLNDSTLLKDVLRECDGQEDQAYTVHLVCTSQKTSTQKVMSEQMKESPSAAVRNTAEHTRLNNANNMQNVGQNINNPTVQHTPTQLYSTQQYFDPRNSQQMAWMQQAYTHYFTQYMQLMAAQGIPLQTSIPYVQQMNVNTNDSVQNSYGNNISNNNNNNNNIINNNNNNNNNNNNVGDEQQQPAAQDADINGGNNGAGEDGAFNIDWLDFSYTLSRIIVLFSILYFYSSPLRFLIVTFLGFAMYLYQGGFFRVQPLPLPENNNGRVDRVDNNNQVLQNEAMGPQPVAQQQNGQVPTAQAEARTNANEEHEEERPGALALTWTFFSTFFASLIPDQPNVI; encoded by the exons ATGGAAGGCGTTGctgtgaaactaataataaaaacaccCAATCAGCAAATTAAAGACCAAGTTGTTAAATGTGATATCGGATGGACCATTGGtcgattaaaagaatatttatccgAAGTTTATCCTAGCAAACCA GAAAGAGCAAGTCAAAAGCTTATATATTCAGGACAGTTATTGAACGATTCTACGTTATTGAAAGATGTTTTAAGAGAATGTGATGGACAAGAAGATCAAGCTTACACTGTTCATTTAGTTTGCACTTCACAAAAAACATCTACACAAAAAGTAATGTCAGAGCAAATGAAAGAAAGTCCAAGTGCGGCTGTAAGAAATACAGCAGAACACACAAGATTAAATAATGCAAATAATATGCAAAATGTGggtcaaaatattaataatcctaCTGTGCAACATACTCCTACACAATTGTATTCTACCCAGCAATATTTCGATCCAAGGAATAGTCAACAAATGGCATGGATGCAACAGGCGTACACACATTATTTTACCCAGTACATGCaact CATGGCGGCACAAGGAATCCCACTACAAACTAGCATTCCATATGTACAACAAATGAATGTTAATACCAATGATAGTGTTCAAAATTCATATGGAAATAATatcagcaataataataacaacaacaataacattatcaacaacaacaacaataataataataataacaataacgtaGGTGATGAACAGCAACAACCTGCTGCACAAGATGCTGATATTAATGGTGGAAACAATGGTGCTGGAGAGGATGGTGCATTTAATATAGATTGGCTAGATTTTTCTTATACCCTGTCCAGAATAATTGTTCTtttcagtattttatatttttactcatCTCCTCTAAGATTCCTTATTGTTACATTTCTTGGCTTTGCGATGTACCT ATATCAAGGTGGTTTCTTCCGAGTGCAACCTCTTCCTTTACCTGAGAATAATAATGGTAGAGTAGATAGAGTAGACAATAATAATCAAGTGTTACAAAATGAAGCTATGGGTCCTCAGCCTGTAGCGCAGCAACAAAATGGTCAAGTACCAACGGCACAAGCAGAAGCTAGAACAAACGCGAACGAAGAACACGAAGAAGAAAGACCTGGGGCACTTGCTTTGACTTGGACATTTTTCAGTACATTTTTTGCATCTCTTATACCAGATCAAccaaatgttatataa